The sequence AGCGTTCGAAGCCGCGACGTTAAATTTTTGTAGCGCGAATTGTAACAGCGCCGGATGGGGTTTCTTTTCCGCCGCGCTGTCGCCGCCGAGAATGTCATCGAAGTCATCCGCCACCCCCAAGCCGCGCACCATTGCCACGGTAAGCCGGTGCAGCTTGTTGCTGACCACCAGACGCCGCTTGCCGCGAAAGTAATCCAAGATTTCATAGACCCCGGCATAGAGCTCGGTGCGGTCGAGCAGATGGTTTTCGTAATGGGCGAGAAACACCCGCATCACTTCGGGGAAATCATCGGCGCCTTCCTCCGGCAAAGAGTGCTGGAGCAAATGCTCGACGCCGCGGCCGACGTTGGCGTAGACCAATTTCTCCGGCAGCGGCGCCAACTGGAAATGAGCCCGGGTGAAATTAACCGAGTCGGCCAAATCATGGCCGGTATCCGCCAACGTGCCATCGAGATCGAACATCACTAGCTCAATCGACTTTTTCATCAGCGCCGATTGAAGTGGAATTCCGCCGGGAAGTCAACGCGGCGCCTTTGTTTCGCCCTGGCGCCTGTTGTACTGTGAGGCGAAACAGTCGCAGCTCATCGGAGGTTCCCCGTGAAGAAGCCCTTACAATTTTTTTTCTCCTGCGCCGCGATCTTGGCGATGGCCGAATCCTGCCTCGCCGTGGATAAGATCAACACCGCCTATATCTCGACCACGCCGGGCTCGTCGTCGGTGCTTTGGGTCGCCAAGGAAACGAGAATTTTCGACAAGCATGGCATCGACGCGACGGTCATATTCATTTCCGGCAGCGTGCGCGGCATTCAATCGATTCTCGCCGGCGAAATTGCCATCGGCGAAGGCGGCGGTCCCGGCTTGGCGAGCGCGCGGCTTGCCGGCGGCGATGTCGTCGCGGTGGCTGGTAACATCAACGTATTGCCCTATTATTTAGTCTCGCAACCGAGCATCAAGCGCCCGGAAGATTTGCGCGGCAAGATCGGCGGCACGCATATCGCCGGAACGACGGCGGAGTTCGCGCTCAAAGTCGGTTTGAAGAAAATCGGCCTCGATCCGTTGAAGGACACTAACCTGCGCGTCATCGGCGGCGCCATCGAGCGCATGGTGGCGCTGCAAAAAGGCATCGTCAATTTCACCGTGGTCACCGAAGCCGGCAAAGCGATGGCCGAGAAGCTCGGCTATCCAACGGTCGTCGACATGGTCGCGCTGCAGATTCCGTTTCCACAAAACGGCATCTACACGTCGACCAAACTAACGCGAGAGAATCCCGACTTCGTGCGCCGCTATCTGCGCGCGTACATCGAGGCGATCCACTTTTTTAAAACCCACAAGGAAGACACCATGCGCATCATGCGCAAATACTCCCGCGTCGACGACCGCAAAATTCTCGAAGAAGCCTGGGACTGGCACGCCAAGTTCATGCCCGAAGCCCCCTACGCGCCGGTGGAAGGCTATCAGCTGGTACTCCAAGACATGGCCGAGAAAAATCCCAAAGCCGCCCAGGCCAACGTCAAGGAAATGATCGATTCGCGCTTCGTGAAAGAGATGGAAGATTCAGGATTTATCAAAGCGCTCTATAAGAAGTAGGGCTTCGATGGTGGTGAATTTCGAACCACTGGGAATAATCACCATGCTCATCGCCGCATTCCTCCCTCTCCCGCCTGCGGGAGAGGGCTGGGGTGAGGGTCGAACGCAATACACCGCCTTAGAGCTTCTCCCGCGACGCCTGCAACACTTGATGCATCGGCTCGATGTCGATGACCAGCGCCGACAATTGTAACTTTTCATCGCGCAGCGCTTGCGGCACCTGTCCCATGACATCTGCTTCGAGCACATGATAGACGGGAATCTTCAGCGCCACGCCGGCTAACGGCCCCGCGTAACTCGGATCGCCATGGGTCACCGTTTCGGCGAACACTTCGACGCCGTTGGCTTCGCCGTTGCCCAACACCACGGTTAGATTTTCCGGACCATACTGGTCCGCCAGGCGCTTGATGACTCCTTGGTTCTCAAAGTTCATCGCGCCCGCGGCGGTTCAAACAAAGCACTCGGTGGCTTGAAAGACGACCTCGTAGCCCGCGCCTTCGAGACATTCCGCGATCACCGGCCCGGTGACCCCGTCCCGCTCGCCGATGGCGATGATTTTTTTTCCTCTAAGCATTCGACCTCCATTTAGGTGATTCGGATTTTATCTCGCCAAGTCGCCAAGACGCAAAGTTTAAGAAATTTAGACGAAGAAAACTTCATTTATGAATTCTCCGAGCTTGGCGTCTTTGCGCCTTTGCGAGAGATATCATTTTCCGATTCTTCCATTATTCTGATGCTAGACCTCATTACGATCGACCAGAAACGAGCAGCCATCCGACAACTGCGTCATGCGGCCGAGAAACAAACTGCCTTTGGCCATCAACAGCGCATTGCGAATCGCGCCGCTTTCCAGCGCCGCCTTGGCGTGGCCCAAGTAAACGATCGCCGACGGAATATGTCCTTGCGTCGGTGCATAGCCTAACATGCCGCGCGTGCGGACGAAATCTTCCATCTGGTTCTTCTGAATCTGCCCGCGCATGACTGCTAGAGCCGCGAGAGTTAAATAATTTGTCCGTGGCACATCGCCGCTGCCCGACGGCACAGTAATCTCGGGATTGTGCAGTTCGACGCCGTAGCGGTCGACATCGGTTAATTTCATGCCGAGCTTGGCCAGCGGCTTCTCGGCGAGTTCCTCCGCCATCGCTTGCGGCGAGCCGCCCGCGCGCACCGGATGAAACGCCGCGGAGTCCAGCCGCATGCAAACCTGCCCCGGTTTCGCCGCGCTGAGGATCACCGCGAAACTGCCGAGCATATCTTCGAGCACCGGCATACTTTTTTTCAAATGCGATTCGAACTTCATGCCAAGCTTGGCCAACGAGCCGCCGGCGACAACGGCAACCCGTTTTGCCACACCGGCCTGAATCATGCTCGCGCCCTGCACCAACGCGTACATCGGCCCGGCGCAGAACGCTTTGACATCGCACCCTGAAGCATTGCCGCAGCCGACATCTTCGGCGATCGCCTTGGCGAGATTGCCGCCGCCGCGGTTGTAGCGATCGCCCACCGCTTCTTCCGAACAGCTGATGACGAAATCGATATCGTTGGCGTCAAGCGCCAACTGCTTGAGCACCAAGCGCAACGCATGCGCGGCGGAAACCTTACCGCACAAATTTTCCAGCAATACTTCGGCGGCGAGACTAGCATCTTCTTCGTGCGCCGCCTCAAACGCACCGACCAACTGAGTGCCGGAATAAAGCGGCAGCGCGCCTTTATCGCAGAGAGTTTGAATTTCGCCGAGCGGTTTGAAGCGCGCCGCGCGGCCGATGGAATGTTTCGCCGCGTGCGCCTGAAACCATTTCTCCTCGAAGGAAATCAGATCGAACTGATCCGCGCCGGCGAGCAGAGCGTAGCACTGATTCTGATCGACTAAGTCGCCGAAGCGCCCCTGCGCCGTCGCCCCTTCGATTAGCTTCTCGTACCAAGGCTGCGGCAAATCGCGCAGCTTCTCCGGCGCGATGTTGCCGATATAAACCTGATGCGGCGCATAAGCCGTCGCCGCCGGAAAATCGCGCAAGCGTTTCGCCAACTCCGCGCCCAACCCCGGCTGCACCCGCAACTCGCGCAACGGCTTCGAACCGAAGCGGACTAAATCCGGCACATGGGTCAAGGAATACGAAACGCCTTCAATGCCGACACGATTGGGTTTTGCTGATTGCTGCATTCGATGAATCCAGTGCTGTAGTCGAGCTGCGTTTAAACGAATGATGCTATTTGGCTTTCAGAGGAAACCGTTCGGGATGGGCGATGATTTCTTCGCTCAAATCGACATCGAGATCCGGCCAATAGAAGTGGCCCGGCGTGGGCTCTTCGACGTTTAGAATTTTCCCCACTGGCGCATCCATAAACCAAGGAAAATGTTCATAGGACATGAACAACTCGTGGTCGCCGGCCAACAACCAGACGCCATGATTTGAAACATGAGTAACTTCAACCGGGGAAGTGTTCTTCCCAAGCGCGCTTAAGCTCATCGTAGTGCTCCTCGATAATCTGCTCGATCTCCGCAAGTTGGCTGCGTGACAATCCAAAATCTTTTGTAGGGGCCGACCTGCGTGTCGGCCCTCCGAACGGGCGGACAATGGAGCGCGGACATTCTTGTCCGCGGTTAATCGCGGGTTGGAAGACCCGCGCTCCCTTATCCGCCCCTACCATCGCGGACACCTGTTTCAGCCTGAGACTGATCAGCCAAAGGCTGAGCCGTCTTCACCGTATCACCCGATCCGCCCGCACCAGCACATTCGGCTCAACCGTCACGCCGATCTGCTTCGCGGCTATCAGATTGATCACGAACTCAAACCTCATCGGCTGCTCGACTGGAATCTCGGCGGGCTTTGTTCCCTTCAAAATCTTGTCGACAAAGTCAGCGGCGTGTAGCTCATCAAGCCGCCGGCGTCAACAAACTCACTGTTTGTGTACATCGCCGGCAACCGGTTCTTTGCCGCGAAGTCCAACACTTGACGTTGCTGATCATTGAAAAGTGGACTTACGGTCGTAATGAGCGCCTGGGCGCCTTCCCTTTTCGCTCGCGCAAATGCGCCTTCAAAATCGTCAAGGCTTCGCACCTCAAGCGATAGAAGTTTGACTCCCAACGCCTTGGCCGCAGCCTCCATTTCTGTGAGGGTCGAGTTTCCCCTCGTGCTACCCGGTGACCAGAGGAAGGCCACCCGGGCAATCTTAGGGAAGGCTTCCTTGAGCAGTTCCAACCGTTTGCCATCTAGATCCGGCGCCATCAGGCTCAGTCCGGTGATAGTCCCGCCTGGTCGCGCCAGGCTGGAAACGAGCCCAGTTCCTACTGGATCGGCAGCAGTAGCGAATACGATGGGAATTGTCGCGCTCGCCTTTTTAGCAGCTAAAATAGCCGGTCCGGCGGCGGTGACGATGACGTCAAC is a genomic window of Deltaproteobacteria bacterium containing:
- a CDS encoding glycine/sarcosine/betaine reductase complex selenoprotein A, with amino-acid sequence MLRGKKIIAIGERDGVTGPVIAECLEGAGYEVVFQATECFVUTAAGAMNFENQGVIKRLADQYGPENLTVVLGNGEANGVEVFAETVTHGDPSYAGPLAGVALKIPVYHVLEADVMGQVPQALRDEKLQLSALVIDIEPMHQVLQASREKL
- a CDS encoding HAD family hydrolase, whose product is MKKSIELVMFDLDGTLADTGHDLADSVNFTRAHFQLAPLPEKLVYANVGRGVEHLLQHSLPEEGADDFPEVMRVFLAHYENHLLDRTELYAGVYEILDYFRGKRRLVVSNKLHRLTVAMVRGLGVADDFDDILGGDSAAEKKPHPALLQFALQKFNVAASNALMVGDGDTDIEAGKRAGVITCAVTYGLGNRDALVAAKPDFMIDGIGELANYFC
- a CDS encoding glycine reductase, coding for MQQSAKPNRVGIEGVSYSLTHVPDLVRFGSKPLRELRVQPGLGAELAKRLRDFPAATAYAPHQVYIGNIAPEKLRDLPQPWYEKLIEGATAQGRFGDLVDQNQCYALLAGADQFDLISFEEKWFQAHAAKHSIGRAARFKPLGEIQTLCDKGALPLYSGTQLVGAFEAAHEEDASLAAEVLLENLCGKVSAAHALRLVLKQLALDANDIDFVISCSEEAVGDRYNRGGGNLAKAIAEDVGCGNASGCDVKAFCAGPMYALVQGASMIQAGVAKRVAVVAGGSLAKLGMKFESHLKKSMPVLEDMLGSFAVILSAAKPGQVCMRLDSAAFHPVRAGGSPQAMAEELAEKPLAKLGMKLTDVDRYGVELHNPEITVPSGSGDVPRTNYLTLAALAVMRGQIQKNQMEDFVRTRGMLGYAPTQGHIPSAIVYLGHAKAALESGAIRNALLMAKGSLFLGRMTQLSDGCSFLVDRNEV
- a CDS encoding ABC transporter substrate-binding protein — its product is MKKPLQFFFSCAAILAMAESCLAVDKINTAYISTTPGSSSVLWVAKETRIFDKHGIDATVIFISGSVRGIQSILAGEIAIGEGGGPGLASARLAGGDVVAVAGNINVLPYYLVSQPSIKRPEDLRGKIGGTHIAGTTAEFALKVGLKKIGLDPLKDTNLRVIGGAIERMVALQKGIVNFTVVTEAGKAMAEKLGYPTVVDMVALQIPFPQNGIYTSTKLTRENPDFVRRYLRAYIEAIHFFKTHKEDTMRIMRKYSRVDDRKILEEAWDWHAKFMPEAPYAPVEGYQLVLQDMAEKNPKAAQANVKEMIDSRFVKEMEDSGFIKALYKK
- a CDS encoding DUF4160 domain-containing protein; this translates as MVRPFGGPTRRSAPTKDFGLSRSQLAEIEQIIEEHYDELKRAWEEHFPG
- a CDS encoding DUF2442 domain-containing protein; amino-acid sequence: MSLSALGKNTSPVEVTHVSNHGVWLLAGDHELFMSYEHFPWFMDAPVGKILNVEEPTPGHFYWPDLDVDLSEEIIAHPERFPLKAK
- a CDS encoding ABC transporter substrate-binding protein, which codes for MHKEITRRTFCSMLLALPVAARAQQAARIPRIGILIPSSAASYSVRVEALRRRLRELGYVDGKKIVIEYRYADGKLERLPDLAAELVGLKVDVIVTAAGPAILAAKKASATIPIVFATAADPVGTGLVSSLARPGGTITGLSLMAPDLDGKRLELLKEAFPKIARVAFLWSPGSTRGNSTLTEMEAAAKALGVKLLSLEVRSLDDFEGAFARAKREGAQALITTVSPLFNDQQRQVLDFAAKNRLPAMYTNSEFVDAGGLMSYTPLTLSTRF